In Pleurocapsa sp. PCC 7319, the following are encoded in one genomic region:
- a CDS encoding sigma-70 family RNA polymerase sigma factor, with translation MSETLATEKAIAADAESETGVQTEQESEQKLVLLCQQGDRQSFRLLYQRYQHRVRSTIYQLCGKSMLDDLVQEVFLRAWKGLPKLRTTKYFATWLYRISWNVATDQRRKLARGREQTNFNEKSEDKDQLSYSKNLSNIEDTPDLMHLHYQDLVQRGLNNLSFDHRAVLVLHDLEDLPQKQVAEILDVPVGTVKSRLFHARNSFKKFLEQKGLTF, from the coding sequence ATGAGCGAAACGTTAGCCACTGAAAAGGCTATTGCAGCAGATGCAGAATCAGAAACAGGCGTGCAGACAGAACAAGAATCAGAACAAAAATTAGTTTTACTTTGTCAGCAAGGAGATCGCCAAAGCTTTCGTCTGCTTTATCAACGCTATCAACATCGAGTGCGCTCAACTATCTATCAGCTATGTGGCAAATCTATGTTAGATGATTTGGTTCAGGAGGTTTTTTTAAGAGCTTGGAAAGGATTACCTAAACTCAGAACAACTAAATATTTTGCTACTTGGTTATATCGCATAAGCTGGAATGTAGCGACCGATCAACGGCGTAAATTAGCTAGAGGTCGAGAACAAACTAATTTTAATGAAAAGTCTGAGGACAAAGATCAGTTAAGTTACAGTAAAAATTTATCTAATATCGAAGATACACCAGATTTAATGCATTTGCATTATCAAGATCTGGTGCAAAGGGGTTTAAATAATCTCAGTTTTGACCATCGTGCTGTTTTAGTTTTGCACGATTTAGAAGATTTACCTCAAAAACAAGTAGCCGAAATTCTAGATGTACCTGTGGGAACAGTTAAATCTCGTTTATTTCATGCCAGAAATTCGTTTAAAAAATTTTTAGAACAAAAAGGGCTAACTTTTTAA
- a CDS encoding Spy/CpxP family protein refolding chaperone produces the protein MTLFMLHSSPVLAASQLFFSEEDKSDCTLRSAKANRAPYPKNHLAWGEKIANQRAQAVFYLSKVAITIADSSVSVTESQKPFNLLQQLNLTSEQQQQIRQIHRKYRQKIRQKKQSLTVLQQQLSDMMVGTETVELIRAKNQQLLALRQEIEKLRFESMLATREILTLSQRQKFREIMESHLAQ, from the coding sequence ATGACACTCTTCATGCTTCATAGCTCTCCTGTGCTAGCTGCTTCACAGCTATTTTTTTCTGAAGAAGACAAAAGTGATTGCACTCTACGCTCTGCTAAAGCTAATCGTGCACCCTACCCCAAAAATCATCTCGCTTGGGGTGAAAAAATCGCCAATCAACGAGCGCAAGCTGTATTTTATCTTTCTAAAGTTGCTATAACCATAGCCGATAGTTCTGTATCAGTAACAGAGTCTCAAAAGCCTTTCAACCTTCTTCAGCAACTTAATCTGACTAGCGAACAACAACAGCAAATTAGACAAATCCACCGCAAATATAGGCAAAAAATACGCCAAAAAAAACAGAGCTTGACCGTGTTACAACAACAGTTGTCGGACATGATGGTAGGAACAGAAACAGTTGAATTAATTAGAGCTAAAAATCAGCAATTATTAGCCCTGCGTCAAGAGATAGAAAAATTGCGCTTTGAGAGTATGTTAGCTACCAGAGAAATATTAACTCTTTCGCAACGTCAGAAGTTTAGAGAAATAATGGAATCTCATCTAGCTCAATAA
- a CDS encoding VOC family protein, whose protein sequence is MNKHEKINYVEFPAKDIEATKAFFTQVFGWTFEDYGTEYTAFSNAGIDGGFFQSDLTASTENGSALVVFYSQELEQTQSKIENAGGLIVKPIFSFPGGRRFHFSDPSGNEYAVWSEINASP, encoded by the coding sequence ATGAATAAACACGAAAAAATTAATTACGTTGAATTCCCTGCCAAAGATATAGAAGCTACGAAAGCTTTCTTTACTCAAGTTTTCGGTTGGACTTTTGAAGATTATGGTACGGAATATACAGCTTTTTCCAATGCTGGTATCGATGGTGGCTTTTTTCAATCCGATCTAACTGCCTCTACTGAAAATGGCAGCGCACTTGTAGTTTTTTATAGCCAAGAGTTAGAGCAAACTCAATCAAAGATCGAGAATGCTGGTGGTTTGATTGTCAAGCCCATCTTTTCATTTCCAGGAGGCAGACGTTTTCACTTTAGTGATCCTAGTGGTAACGAATATGCCGTTTGGTCAGAAATAAATGCATCGCCATAG
- a CDS encoding N-acetyltransferase — protein sequence MPSNRSKVTLREITADSVRTICNLSVRDEQQKFVAPNAMSIAQAYFSEYAWFRAIYADTTPVGFLMLEDKPEESEYYLWRFMIDARYQGMGFGRRSLLLLIDRVKTRPNATELLTSVVQGEGSPQGFYEKLGFKLTGEYEEEEAIMRLIL from the coding sequence ATGCCGTCAAATCGTAGTAAGGTAACTCTTCGTGAAATCACAGCTGACAGTGTTCGCACGATTTGTAACCTCTCAGTTCGTGATGAGCAGCAGAAATTTGTAGCGCCAAACGCCATGTCCATCGCCCAAGCATACTTTTCTGAATATGCTTGGTTTAGAGCTATCTATGCTGACACCACGCCTGTTGGCTTTCTTATGTTAGAGGATAAACCAGAGGAATCAGAATATTATTTGTGGCGTTTCATGATTGATGCTCGATATCAGGGTATGGGCTTCGGTCGCCGCTCACTGTTACTTCTAATCGATCGCGTCAAGACTAGACCGAATGCTACTGAACTGCTAACAAGTGTTGTTCAAGGTGAGGGAAGCCCACAAGGTTTCTATGAAAAATTAGGTTTTAAATTGACGGGGGAATATGAAGAAGAGGAGGCAATAATGAGACTAATCCTCTGA
- a CDS encoding HNH endonuclease: MPCQLCDRDVKQLTVHHLIPRQTVKRKQANSGATIDICSPCHRQLHSLYTNLELARQLNTIDKLKSEPKMQKFLGWIRKQDPQKKVRIRRK; encoded by the coding sequence ATGCCCTGTCAATTATGCGATCGCGATGTTAAGCAACTTACGGTTCACCATCTCATCCCCCGACAAACAGTAAAGCGCAAGCAGGCAAATTCGGGAGCGACCATTGATATTTGTTCTCCTTGTCATCGGCAGCTTCACTCTCTTTATACCAATTTAGAATTGGCGAGACAACTAAACACCATTGATAAGCTTAAATCTGAACCTAAAATGCAGAAATTTTTGGGCTGGATTAGAAAACAAGACCCCCAGAAAAAAGTTCGTATTCGTCGGAAATAA
- a CDS encoding DUF1338 domain-containing protein → MNSPRLAQELWTQLWLIYRQRVAYARVYENMIQAAGGTVANDHIAFRSLRLEVDSTDGKINLGIPYLESIVQWLGYEAAGEYHFRDRHLYARHYRHPEQDQYDLPKLFISELIVEQLPSSIAQSILDTVQSGSFSSLPAWQKSSLPSQQDEKAIAKALISIFTRPWTPPKRTTVEEVNEVSQYGAWVLLHGYSVNHFTGYVNRQNTPIYPDLESTAHALANQGVPMKDSFEGGKASGLKQTATQSVIESVPVLNKHGHLDEMLWSYAYYELAERYLVPDSTGNQTLFEGFIAPQAQHLFDMTKAK, encoded by the coding sequence ATGAACTCTCCACGCCTGGCTCAAGAACTATGGACTCAACTCTGGTTAATTTATCGTCAAAGAGTTGCCTACGCCCGTGTCTATGAAAATATGATCCAAGCAGCAGGAGGCACAGTTGCTAACGATCATATTGCCTTCCGTTCCTTGCGACTAGAGGTGGATAGTACGGACGGGAAGATAAATTTAGGAATTCCTTACTTAGAAAGTATTGTGCAATGGTTAGGCTACGAGGCAGCAGGAGAATATCATTTTCGCGATCGCCATCTGTATGCTCGTCACTATCGTCATCCTGAACAAGATCAATACGATCTGCCGAAACTCTTTATTAGCGAACTGATTGTAGAGCAATTACCATCATCAATTGCTCAGTCGATTCTAGATACAGTGCAATCTGGTTCGTTCTCCTCTCTACCTGCTTGGCAAAAATCATCTCTTCCATCACAGCAAGATGAAAAAGCGATCGCCAAAGCTCTGATTTCTATCTTTACTCGCCCTTGGACACCGCCCAAACGAACTACTGTAGAAGAAGTTAATGAAGTTAGCCAGTATGGAGCCTGGGTACTTTTGCATGGCTACAGTGTGAATCACTTCACTGGTTACGTTAATCGTCAGAATACCCCCATCTATCCCGATCTTGAAAGTACGGCTCATGCTCTAGCTAATCAAGGAGTGCCAATGAAAGATAGCTTTGAAGGCGGAAAAGCTAGTGGTTTAAAGCAAACTGCAACTCAATCTGTGATTGAATCAGTTCCCGTTCTAAATAAGCATGGACACTTAGATGAGATGCTTTGGAGCTATGCCTATTATGAACTGGCAGAACGTTATCTTGTCCCAGATAGCACTGGAAACCAAACCCTGTTTGAAGGCTTTATTGCTCCTCAAGCACAACATCTATTTGACATGACAAAAGCCAAATAA